Below is a window of Tachysurus fulvidraco isolate hzauxx_2018 chromosome 11, HZAU_PFXX_2.0, whole genome shotgun sequence DNA.
tgtgtgtgtgtatagttgttaatgttaatgtcgtgtgtgtgtgtgtagttgttaatgttaatgtcgtgtgtgtttgtatatagttgttaatgttaatgccgtgtgtgtgtgtgtgtggttgttaatgttaatgtcgtgtgtgtgtgtgtgtgtgtatagttgttaatgttaatgttgtgtgtgtgtatagttgttaatgttgtgtgtgtgtgtgtgtgtgtgtgtgtagttgttaatgtcgtgtgtgtgtgtgtgtgtgtgtgtgtgtgtagttgttaatgttgtgtgtgtgtgtttgtgtgtagttgttaatgttgtgtgtgtgtgtgtgtgtttgtgtgtgtgtgtgtttgtgtgtagttgttaatgttgtgtgtgtgtgtgtgtttgtgtgtagttgttaatgttgtgtgtgtgtgtttgtgtgtagttgttaatgttaatgttgtgtgtgtgtgtgtgtgtgtgtgtgtgtatagttgttaatgttaatgttgtgtgtgtgtgtgtgtagttgttaatgttaatgttgtgtgtgtgtgtttgtgtgtgtgtgtgtagttgttaatgttaatgttgtgtgtgtgtgtttgtgtgtgtgtgtagttgttaatgttaatgttgtgtgtgtgtgtgtgtgtgtgtgtgtagttgttaatgttttttgtgtgtgtgtgtttttttgtgtttgtgtagttgttaatgttaatgttgtgtgtgtgtgtgtgtgtgtgtagttgttaatgttaatgttgtgtgtgtgtgtttgtgtgtgtgtgtagttgttaatgttaatgttgtgtgtgtgtgtgtgtgtagttgttaatgttaatgttgtgtgtgtgtgtttgtgtgtgtgtagttgttaatgttaatgttgtgtgtgtgtgtgtgtgtagttgttaatgttaatgttgtgtgtgtgtgtgtgtggttgttaatgttaatgttgtgtgagtgtgtgtgtgtgtagttgttaatgttaatgttgtgtgtatgtgtgtgtgtagttgttaatgttaatgttgtgtgtgtgtgtgtgtgtgtagtagttaatgttaatgttgtgtgtgtgtgtgtgtgtgtagttgttaatgttaatgttgtgtgtgtgtgtttgtgtgtgtgtgtagttgttaatgttaatgttgtgtgtgtgtgtgtgtagttgttaatgttaatgttgtgtgtgtgtgtgtggttgttaatgttaatgttgtgtgagtgtgtgtgtgtgtagttgttaatgttaatgttgtgtgtatgtgtgtgtgtagttgttaatgttaatgttgtgtgtgtgtgtgtgtgtagtagttaatgttaatgttgtgtgtgtgtggttgttaatgttaatgttgtgtgtgtgtgtgtttgtgtgtagttgttaatgttgtgtgtgtgtgtgtttgtgtgtgtgtgtagtagttaatgttaatgttgtgtgtgtgtgtgtgtgtgtgtagttgttaatgttaatgttgtgtgtgtgtgtgtgtgtgtgtgtgtagttgttaatgttaatgttgtgtgtgtgtgtagttgttaatgttaatgttgtgtgtgtgtgtgtgtagttgttaatgttaatgttgtgtgtgtgtgtgtgtagttgttaatgttaatgttgtgtgtgtgtgtagttgttaatgttaatgttaatgttgtgtgtgtgtgtgtgtagtagttaatgttaatgttgtgtgtgtgtgtgtgtgtgtgtagtagttaatgttaatgttgtgtgtgtgtgtgtgtgtgtgtgtgtgtgtagttgttaatgttaatgttgtgtgtgtgtgtgtgtgtgtgtgtgtgtgtgtgtgtgtgtgtgtgtgtgtgtgtgtgtgtgtgtagttgttaatgttaatgttgtgtgtgtgtgtgtgtgtgtgtgtgtgtgtgtgtgtgtgtgtgtgtgtgtgtgtgtgtgtgtgtgtgtagttgttaatgctaatgttgtgtgtgtggacctgcGCTGTGCAGGACACTGATTTCATTGTTGTTCActgctgctttttcttttgtagCAATCAAATCTGCCCTGTGTGTGGATGGGGATGTGTGTGGATGGGGATGTGTGTGGATGGGGATGTGTGTGGATGGGGATGTGTGTGGATGGGGATGTGTGTGGATGGGGATGTGTGTGGATGGGGATGTGTGTGGATGGGGATGTGTGTGGATGGGGATGTGTGTGGATGGGGATGTGTGTggatgggggtgtgtgtggatgggggtgtgtgtggatgggggtgtgtgtggatgggggtgtgtgtggatgtgaatgtgtgtggatgtggaagtgtgtgtgtgtgtagttgatatatagtatgtatatatgtgtgtgtgggggggtgtatgTAGGTGGGGTGTGTACATGTGTTGTACTGGACTGatgaacactgtgttcattGTTGTTCTGGTCTGCAGGTGAGGTTACAGCTGTGGGACACTGCAGGTCAGGAACGCTTCAGGAGCCTCATCCCCAGCTACATACGTGACTCTACTGTGGCCGTGGTGGTGTACGACATTacaagtgagacacacacacacacacacacacacacacacacacacacacacacacacacacacacacaatagatcCCAACATGAAATGAATGTTCCTCaacaatgttgtgttttttacatttacattgacagCATTTAGCAGTCGTTATTCTTCTAGAACTGTAGACTAAATGGTGACAAATTACAGTTGTGTGAGCaggaacacacactgacacacactctcacacaccaacacactcacacacactcacacactgacacacacacacactgacacacattgacacacactgacacacacattacaagTGAGACATTacaagtgagacacacacacacacacacactgacacagacacacacactgacacagacacacacacacacacacacacacactgacactgacacatacacttttttttacatttacattgacagCATTTAGCAGTCGTTATTCTTCTAGAACTGTAGACTAAATGGTGACAAATTACAGTTATGTGAGCAGGAAGTTCATCAGTTATAACATGGAGTCTGTCTTGGTCAATTTATAAAGCACTGATCATTGCTGGAGCCTCGAGTGAGAAACCATTGGTATCCGTCGCAGTTCAAAACCATCTGCGTGGATTCTAAGTGATAACCTCATCATATCTCCAGCCCGTCCATGTGCTCTatcctcagcagcagcagcagcagcagcaagatGTTCCTAACCCGATCATCTCCGTGTGCACAAAGCCATCAGTATGTTTCCTGTTAAAAAGCCTGACTCTGACCTTCTGCTTTCAGATGTGAATTCCTTCCAGTTGACCTCCAAGTGGATCGATGACGTCAGGACAGAAAGAGGAAGTGATGTCATCATCATGCTGGTCGGCAACAAGATAGACTTGGAGGAGAAGAGGTTCGGGTCTCAGATTTGCATGTTTATTCGAGTCAGCACGATAGTTCGAGTTGAAGGGGGGGGGACAAGTGGGCGGGTCAAAGCTttcaaatctgaaaaaaaatatctttctTTACAGCCGCTGAAAAGCGAGAAGGTGTTGAACTGATttgatgtattatttttttttatctcaggcAAATCTCAATCGAGGAAGGTGAGCAGAGAGCTAAAGAGCTGAACGTGATGTTCATTGAGACGAGCGCAAAAAGTGGCAGCAATGTGAAACAGGTGAGAGTCTTCATacagtcctctctctctctctctctctctctctctctctctctctctctctctctattgttTAGGGTGGGATAGGGGGTGGAGTGTAGAGTGTGATGTAGATCAGACACatgttcagggtgtgatgtagatcagacacatgttcagggtgtgatgtagatcagacacatgttcagggtgtgatgtGGATCAGACACatgttcagggtgtgatgtagatcagacactcgttcagggtgtgatgtagaTCAGACACATGTTCGGGGTGTGATGTAGATCAGACACTCGttcagggtgtgatgtagatcagacacatgttcagggtgtgatgtagatcagatacatgttcagggtgtgatgtagatcagatacatgttcagggtgtgatgtagatcagacactcgttcagggtgtgatgtagatcagacactcgttcagggtgtgatgtagatcagatacatgttcagggtgtgatgtagatcagacacatgttcagggtgtgatgtagatcagatacatgttcagggtgtgatgtagatcagacactcgttcagggtgtgatgtagatcagacacttgttcagggtgtgatgtagaacagacACTCGTTCAGGGTGTGATGTGGATCAGATACatgttcagggtgtgatgtagaacagacACTCGttcagggtgtgatgtagatcagatacatgttcagggtgtgatgtagatcagatacatgttcagggtgtgatgtagatcagacactcgttcagggtgtgatgtagatcagacacttgttcagggtgtgatgtagatcagacacatgttcagggtgtgatgtagatcagacacatgttcagggtgtgatgtagaacagacacatgttcagggtgtgatgtagaacaggtacatgttcagggtgtgatgtagatcagatacatgttcagggtgtgatgtagaacaggtacatgttcagggtgtgatgtGGATCAGACACTCGttcagggtgtgatgtagatcagatacatgttcagggtgtgatgtGGATCAGATACATGTTCGGGGTGTGATGTAGATCAGATACATGTTCGGGGTGTGATGTAGATCAGATATATGTTTAGGGTGTGATGTAGATCAGATATATGTTTAGGGTGTGATGTAGATCAGACACACGTTTAGGGTGTGATGTAGATCAGACACATGTTCGGGGTGTGATGTGGATCAGACACatgttcagggtgtgatgtagaacagacacatgttcagggtgtgatgtagatcagatacatgttcagggtgtgatgtGGATCACATACATGTTCGGGGTGTGATGTAGATTAGACACATGTTCGGGGTGTGATGTAGATCAGACACTCGttcagggtgtgatgtagatcagacacatgttcagggtgtgatgtagatcagacactcgttcagggtgtgatgtagatcagacactcgttcagggtgtgatgtagatcagatacatgttcagggtgtgatgtagatcagacacatgttcagggtgtgatgtagaacagacacatgttcagggtgtgatgtagaacagacACTCGttcagggtgtgatgtagatcagacacttgttcagggtgtgatgtagatcagacacatgttcagggtgtgatgtagatcagacacatgttcagggtgtgatgtagaacagacacatgttcagggtgtgatgtagaacaggtacatgttcagggtgtgatgtagatcagatacatgttcagggtgtgatgtagaacaggtacatgttcagggtgtgatgtGGATCAGACACTCGttcagggtgtgatgtagatcagatacatgttcagggtgtgatgtGGATCAGATACATGTTCGGGGTGTGATGTAGATCAGATACATGTTCGGGGTGTGATGTAGATCAGATATATGTTTAGGGTGTGATGTAGATCAGATATATGTTTAGGGTGTGATGTAGATCAGACACACGTTTAGGGTGTGATGTAGATCAGACACATGTTCGGGGTGTGATGTGGATCAGACACatgttcagggtgtgatgtagaacagacacatgttcagggtgtgatgtagatcagatacatgttcagggtgtgatgtGGATCACATACATGTTCGGGGTGTGATGTAGATTAGACACATGTTCGGGGTGTGATGTAGATCAGACACTCGttcagggtgtgatgtagatcagacacatgttcagggtgtgatgtagaacagacacatgttcagggtgtgatgtagaacagatacatgttcagggtgtgatgtagaacagatacatgttcagggtgtgatgtagaacagatacatgttcagggtgtgatgtGGATCACATACATGTTCGGGGTGTGATGTAGATCAGACACatgttcagggtgtgatgtagaacagacacatgttcagggtgtgatgtagaacagatacatgttcagggtgtgatgtagaacagatACATGTTCAGGATGTGATGTAGAACAGATACatgttcagggtgtgatgtGGATCACATACATGTTCGGGGTGTGATGTAGATTAGACACatgttcagggtgtgatgtGGATCAGACACTCGttcagggtgtgatgtagaacagacACTCACTCTTCTCATCTTTCTTCTCAACACAGACCTGCTCCATCAGCATCCATGCCTCTTGCATTATCCCTCAAttctaaataatgttttaattcatactttaaagaaatgtattattattattattattattattattattattattattattattattattattatatgtacatatgtgaGGACTAAGATATTTAAAGAATTGACACAATGTTATCTATGTTGGTTTATTgtgactctttctctctctctctctctctctctctNNNNNNNNNNNNNNNNNNNNNNNNNNNNNNNNNNNNNNNNNNNNNNNNNNNNNNNNNNNNNNNNNNNNNNNNNNNNNNNNNNNNNNNNNNNNNNNNNNNNNNNNNNNNNNNNNNNNNNNNNNNNNNNNNNNNNNNNNNNNNNNNNNNNNNNNNNNNNNNNNNNNNNNNNNNNNNNNNNNNNNNNNNNNNNNNNNNNNNNNNNNNNNNNNNNNNNNNNNNNNNNNNNNNNNNNNNNNNNNNNNNNNNNNNNNNNNNNNNNNNNNNNNNNNNNNNNNNNNNNNNNNNNNNNNNNNNNNNNNNNNNNNNNNNNNNNNNNNNNNNNNNNNNNNNNNNNNNNNNNNNNNNNNNNNNNNNNNNNNNNNNNNNNNNNNNNNNNNNNNNNNNNNNNNNNNNNNNNNNNNNNNNNNNNNNNNNNNNNNNNNNNNNNNNNNNNNNNNNNNNNNNNNNNNNNNNNNNNNNNNNNNNNNNNNNNNNNNNNNNNNNNNNNNNNNNNNNNNNNNGGGCTGCTGCTCTGCCTGGAATGGAGAACATGGATGAGACGAACAAGGAGGGTAGTATCCTTTATCACAGCtggtcaaataaaataaaaataaataaaaaagaaagaaaagagaagggaaggagaaaaaaaaaaaaaaaaacacaaaacaaaaaaaacaaaaacacacaaaacaaaaaaaacaaaaaacaaaaaaaaacaaaaaaaaacaacaaaaaaaaaaaaaaaaaaaaaaaaaacaaaacaaaaacaacaacacaaaacaaccttcaaaaaaacaaacataacaaactacaaaaaaaaaccaaaaaaaaaaacaaaaaaaaacaaaaaacaaaaaaaaaccacctccaaacaattaaaaaaaaaataaaaacaaaaaaaaaaaaaaaccaccaaaCCCCcaccacaaaaaacaaaaaaaaaacaaaaaagaaacaaaaacaaaaaaaaaaaaaaaaaaaaaaaaaaaaaaaaaaaaaaaaacaagaaaacaaaacaaaaaaacaaaaaaacagaaaacaatcataaaacaaaacaacaaaacaccacacaaaagacaaaaaacaaaaaatacaaacaaataaaaaaaaaaaaaaaccccaaaaacaaaaaaaacaaacataaaaacaacaaaaaaaaaaaacaaaaaaaaaaatcaacaaaaaaataaaaaaaaaaaccccaaatacaataaaacaaaaacaaaaaaccacacCAAAGCgcgaaacaaacaaaaaacaacacaaaaaaacaacaccaataacaacaaaaaaaacaaaacaacaaacaaaaaacaaaaaaacccaatcAACCgacctaaaaaaacaacaaacacgacaaaaaaaaacaaaaacaataaaaaccacaaaaacaacaattaaaaaaaaacaaaaataaagacaaaaaaacaaaaaacatcccaaaaaaacaaaaacaacaataaccaacaaaaatcacaaaaaaaaaaaatatccaagtaacacaaacaaaaaagaataaaaacacaaccaaacaaacaaaaaaataacaaaaaaaaaaaaccccaacaaaacaaaacaaaaacaaaactaaactaacaaaaaacacaaaacaaaaaaaccaaaaaaacataaaaacaacaagccaaaaaaaaaccaaaaaaacacatacaaaacaatacaaaaaaaaaaaaaaaacaaaaaaaaaaaacaaaaaaaacccacccaaaacaaaaaaaaaccaaaaaaaccaaaaaacacaaaaaaaaaaaaacaaataaacactaacaaaaaaacaaacaacacaaaaaacaaaaaaaaacacaaacaaaaataaaacaaaaccaaaaaccacaaacaaaaaagaacaaacaaaacaaaacaaaaaaaccaagaacaaacaacacaaaaaaacacaaaaccaccaaaaaaaacaaaaaacaacaaaaaacaacaaacaaaaaaaaaaaaaaaaaaaaaaaaaaaaaacaacaaacaccaaacaaaacacaaaaacacaaaaaaaaaaaaaacaaaaaaaaaaaacaaaacaaaaacaaaaaaaaaaaaaaaaacacaaaaacaaaaaaacaaaaaaaaaacaaacaaaaaaaaggggggcGGGGGGGAGATGgcggtggggggggggggttgacaaaaaaaagaaaacacaaaaaaaaaaaaacacaacaccaaaaaacaaaaaaaaaaaacaaaacaaaaaacaaaaacaaaaaaaaaacaaaaaacaaacaaaaaaccccaaacaacaaaaaaaacaaaaaaaaaaacaaaaaacaaaaaaaaaaacaaaaaaaaaaaaaaaacaaaaaacaaaacacaaaccaaaaaaacaaacccacttaaaaacaaaaaaaaaaaaaaaacccgggggggggggggggaaacgCCGGGGaccacaccaaaaaaaaaaaatataacaacaaaaaaaaaaacaaaaaaaatacacccaaacgaaaaaccaaaaaaaaaaaaaaacaaaaaaaaaaacaaaaaaaaaaaaaacggggggacaaaccaaaaaagaaaaacacaaacaaaaaacaaaaaaaaaaaaaaaaaaaaaaaaaaaaaataaacaaaaaaaacaaacacaaaaaaaaagccaatacaAAacatccaaaacaaacaaaaaaaaccaacaacaaacaactaacaaaaaaatcaaaacacaaaaaaaaaaaacaaacaaaaaacaaaaacaaaaaaccaaaaaaaaaaaaaacaaaaacaaacaaaaaaaaaacacaaaaacacaaaacaaaaataaaaaaaaggggggtccaaaaaaaaaaaccaaaaaaaaaaaaacacaaaaaaaacacaacaacaaacaacaaaaacaaaccaaaaaaaaaaaacaacaaaaaaaaaaaaaaaacaaacacaaaaaaaaaaaacaaaaacaaaaaaaaaaaaaacaaaaaaacaaaaaaaacaaaaaaaaaaaaaaaaaaacaacaaaaacaaacaacaacaaaaaaaaaaaacacaaaaaaaaaaaaaccaaaacacaaaaaaacaaaaaaaacaacaacacacaaaacaaaaacaaaaaaacaaaaaaaaaaaaacaaaaaaaaaaaaacaaaaacatacataaaatattaaaacaatttatGGAAGAAAAGTGTCTGTTTAAtgcagtaaaggaggcgtggcctatctacctgtcagtcttagtatAAGAGGCGTGGCCTCCGTAACTTTCATTCTTATTATAGCAGGTGTGGCCTATATACCTTTCAGTcttagtaaaggaggcgtggcctctgtacctttCAGTcttagtaaaggaggcgtggcctctgtacctttCAGTcttagtaaaggaggcgtggcctctgtacctttCAGTcttagtaaaggaggcgtggcctctgtacctttCAATCTTATtataggaggcgtggcctctgtacctttCGGTcttagtaaaggaggcgtggcctctgtacctttCAATCTTATtataggaggcgtggcctctgtacctttCGGTcttagtaaaggaggcgtggcctctgtacctttCGGTCTTAGTAAAGGACTTACATTTAAAACTTATGTTTTATCTTATTGTaaattatttgttaaattataatcatatattataaattataaatcgTACAGCATCAAATGCTATTTTTATGAAGGatattttcccttttatttcttttaatcagTTTTCTTATTCACAATCATACGGACATTTTCTCAGAAAGAGATACACACGGCTAGCATTTAGCATCTGTTCTGATGGTTTATTTCCTTTAATGCTGAACTACTCAGTGATTGACATCAAGCTGGACAAAGCGCAGGAGCCTCCTGTCAGCAACAGCAGCTGCTCGTGTTAATACAGCGCCCCCTCATGGACAcctctgcacacacacctgcttgtTCTGTTGCTTCCCACAGCTTGGCATCTCGACTGGACGCAGGCTTCCTACATCCGACTGAACTGACAGTGattaaagctctctctctctctttcactcaaaaaataaaaaagtaacatTCATATTGTCCATCCAATAACgacataatgtaaataaatcaaacaaagacAAGCTGTTAGACTGATAAAAGGACTGATGAAATGACAAAGTCAAGCGATGATAATATAATGTTTTGAGAAATGTTACGTCATGTTGCGTTTTGTAGTCTTCTACATCAAAAGATGGGGACAGGAAGTAACAGCAGAGCGCAGGGTCATTTCTTTATCCTTACAATGCATGTAAGCCGAGTTCTGGAGTCACTTACGTCTTCAGGTCCCCAGCATATCGTCAGCAATTCCATAAAGGTCTACAGATGGCCGCTTTAATCTTAAAGCTGCGATATATGAAATCACTGGTTGAATGATTAATTTCACCCGATAATAAATGTCTCTCTCGCATGTTTTTTATGCTTTCGTAAATTAAAGTACAATAGCGCTTTTGAGAAGAGCTGAAGCACTCCCGTTAGGGTCGAGTGTCCACGCTGAGGTCTGCCACgttgtactgtattgtaaatAGTATTTCTATTACCATGAACACTCATCATATTATtcgtgatgtgtgtgtctgtgtaaaatTACTTTTTGATATAATAAGGGCTTAACTCTGTTTCGTTCCAGCCCACACCTTCATTGTTCTTCATTACGTTTTCAGCTCCGTGTCAGTTCTAGTACTGAAGAGCAAAAACGAGGAGAACATCCAAAATACTCAAAAAGTGTTCTTGATTTTGCCCAAATTTCAAGAATAAACAAGTCAGCGATATATATAAACTCTATAATAATAAGCTGCACTACTATGATGGACATGAAGATATGTAGCTAtgtttgtgattatttatttaattttaagtaGTGTGTCAaaatttaatgcaaaaaaaaaaaatagatgaaaaaaaaaatcaggtcaGATAGCTGTTTAATAATTACACATTTGGAATAGTCACAGCCATTTCTAATCTAGATGAGAAATAGTGTCTTACGGCTTCCAAGCCACCGGGGGC
It encodes the following:
- the rab6bb gene encoding RAB6B, member RAS oncogene family b, coding for MSVGNDFGNPLRKFKLVFLGEQSVGKTSLITRFMYDSFDNTYQATIGIDFLSKTMYLEDRTVRLQLWDTAGQERFRSLIPSYIRDSTVAVVVYDITNVNSFQLTSKWIDDVRTERGSDVIIMLVGNKIDLEEKRQISIEEGEQRAKELNVMFIETSAKSGSNVKQVRVAAALPGMENMDETNKEGMIDIKLDKAQEPPVSNSSCSC